The genomic window AATGTTAGAAAAATTGAATACCTAAAACCCTATGGAAACCACTGCTAAACAATTAATTATTGGCGCAGGGTTCGTGGGCTTAGGTGTAGCCCAAGCATTACAAGACGCTAACATACCCTATGACCAAGTAGAAGCTAGTGACGATATTGGCGGGAATTGGTATCATGGTGTCTATGAAACCGCCCATATTATCTCATCCCGTCGGGTTACTGAGTTTACTCATTTTCCCATGCCTTCTACTTATCCAGACTTCCCTAGTGCCAAACAAATGGGGGATTATCTCAACCTCTTTGCTGATCACTATCAATTAAGAAAGAACATTGAGTTAAACTCGGAAGTAACCTGGATTCAACCTCGGGAAGATAACCACTGGGAAGTTATTTTAAATAACCAAACTACCAGAGTCTATAAAGGGGTGATTATCTGTAATGGTCATCATTGGTGTAAACGCTTTCCAGAGTTTCAGGGAGAGTTTTCAGGAGAAATTATCCATACCAAAGATTATAAACACCCCAATCAACTAAAAGGTAAACGAGTCTTAGTGATTGGAGGTGGTAACTCAGCTTGTGATGTAGCCGCCGAAGCAGCTAGAGTAGCTGAACATTGCGTCTTAAGTATGCGGGATTCTGTCTGGTTTATACCCAAAACCTTTGGGGGTATTCCTGTTACGGATTGGGTTAGGGGTTGGATGCCAGAATCACTACAGCGCTTATTAGTTTATACCATGATTCGTCTCAGTTTTGGTCAACATTCTGATTATGGTCTTCCTAAACCCCAACACCAGATTTTTACTAAACATCCTACGGTTAATAACGAAGTCCCCTATTATCTCAAACACGGTAAAATTATTCCTAAACCTGGAGTACTCACCTTAGCAGGAGAAGAGGTAGAATTTGTCGATGGATCTCGATCGAGTTTTGATTTAATCGTTTGTGGAACTGGTTATTATTTGGCTTATCCCTTTTTACCACCAGAATTACAGCGAGTTAATGGACCAATTCTTAACTGTTATGGAGGCTCATTTCTGGAAGATTATGCTAATATCTGTTTTATCGGTTGGGGACAAGTGAGAGGGGGTGTAGGTTCGATACTTTCTGCTTATGGTCCATTTTTAGCTCGTTGTCTCCAATTACAAGATGAGATTAACATACCCTTGGGTTTAGTATTTAAAGAAATGGGACAAACTCTCCCTGATACTCATTTAAGCGATCCTCACGCTGTTCTACGTAAGTTAAAATTAGCTAAGTTATTCTTTCCCTGGATTGTTTATAAAGCTCATCAAATCGAACGTCAAAGTCATGGTGTACAATACTCAAGAGCTGATCGAAATTTTAGAAGTAGAATTAAAAGCTAATTGGCAAGGTCAAAGATTATTAATGTCTTCTGCCTCTAGAATTGATAATCCTGTGATCGCTAAAGCTTTGAATTTGAATAAAGTTAGTAAAGTATTCGCTTATCAAGATTTTCGTTTTCAAGTACACCAATATCAAAGGGAACACCAGGTGTCAGGGATAGTTTGGCGAACCTGTCGGTTTGGGGATTTTTCTGTCTCCATACCAGAATTACACAATCAATTAACCGCTATTGAGGGAGATAAAGAGATTTTAGTTAATGCTAAAGCATCGATTATCGATTTTTGGCAACAAGCAACCATTAATATGAAATATTTTC from Gloeocapsa sp. DLM2.Bin57 includes these protein-coding regions:
- a CDS encoding NAD(P)/FAD-dependent oxidoreductase, coding for METTAKQLIIGAGFVGLGVAQALQDANIPYDQVEASDDIGGNWYHGVYETAHIISSRRVTEFTHFPMPSTYPDFPSAKQMGDYLNLFADHYQLRKNIELNSEVTWIQPREDNHWEVILNNQTTRVYKGVIICNGHHWCKRFPEFQGEFSGEIIHTKDYKHPNQLKGKRVLVIGGGNSACDVAAEAARVAEHCVLSMRDSVWFIPKTFGGIPVTDWVRGWMPESLQRLLVYTMIRLSFGQHSDYGLPKPQHQIFTKHPTVNNEVPYYLKHGKIIPKPGVLTLAGEEVEFVDGSRSSFDLIVCGTGYYLAYPFLPPELQRVNGPILNCYGGSFLEDYANICFIGWGQVRGGVGSILSAYGPFLARCLQLQDEINIPLGLVFKEMGQTLPDTHLSDPHAVLRKLKLAKLFFPWIVYKAHQIERQSHGVQYSRADRNFRSRIKS